From Aspergillus fumigatus Af293 chromosome 5, whole genome shotgun sequence, a single genomic window includes:
- a CDS encoding putative extracellular endoglucanase, which yields MQNQAMKGLRVAALVALFRSAWAQAGNCPGTFTSISAADFVSRVHPGWNLGNTLDAVPNEGSWNNAPVQASTFDTVKSAGFNSVRLPVTWAYHFTGDSPDWTVDPAWLQRVSDVLDMITSRGLYAIVNVHHDSWIWADVTQSGANLTMIEEKFYRLWYQIGTKLGCKSNMVAFESINEPPVNNAQDAAELNKLNEIFLQAINKAGGFNSKRVVNLVGGGQDSIKTSQWFKAPTGFSNPYAIQFHYYSPYDFIFGAWGKTIWGSDSDKTALTNDFKLLRNNFTNVPIILGEYDASPTNTEPAARWKYTDLLAHAAAQYNFAAILWDNGLDHLDRTTGNWRDPTSLQIITKTKSSTKNSLPDSTTDASATSQSSSAYIFHQVGTPVTSQTLPFIFNGNTLRSIRDSSGTTLKQGTDYSVSGSNLVFTASYLSKHFSASTKPGIIADLTLVFSSGASPVVQLVQWQTPTLGSTSVAASSVSGDLSIPITWGGVPKVAAVKALTTSGKYLVDDWTQVLGPLQQARTTYSNQWKFEGSNVILTSGAIDAVKSVGQTTVFTFEFYPRVAGGVNTVNFTVTV from the exons ATGCAGAACCAAGCCATGAAGGGGTTGCGCGTTGCTGCCCTTGTGGCACTTTTCAGAAGTGCATGGGCCCAAGCAGGCAATTGTCCGGGAACCTTTACGTCCATATCTGCTGCTGACTTCGTTTCTCGTGTCCATCCCGGGTGGAATTTGGGCAATACTCTTGACGCTGTTCCTAATGAGGGCTCCTGGAACAATGCTCCAGTTCAAGCATCCACGTTTGATACCGTCAAGTCGGCTGGGTTCAACAGTGTACGACTTCCAG TTACATGGGCATACCACTTCACTGGCGACTCGCCGGACTGGACAGTGGATCCAGCTTGGCTGCAGAGAGTCTCTGACGTTTTGGATATGATTACATCCCGCGGCCTGTACGCAATCGTCAACGTTCACCATG ACTCGTGGATCTGGGCCGATGTCACTCAGTCGGGAGCCAACCTTACGATGATTGAGGAGAAATTCTATCGACTCTGGTATCAGATTGGCACCAAGTTGGGTTGCAAGTCGAACATGGTTGCCTTTGAGTCGATTAATGAGCCACCCGTCAACAATGCCCAGGATGCTGCTGAGCTCAACAAACTGAATGAGATCTTCCTTCAGGCTATTAATAAAGCTGGAGGATTCAACTCCAAGCGAGTTGTCAATCTGGTTGGTGGTGGCCAGGATAGCATCAAGACTTCGCAGTGGTTCAAGGCTCCTACCGGCTTCTCTAACCCTTATGCCATTCAGTTTCACTACTATAGTCCTT ATGACTTCATTTTCGGCGCATG GGGCAAGACCATCTGGGGCTCGGACTCTGACAAGACTGCCCTTACCAATGATTTCAAGTTGCTTCGAAACAACTTCACCAATGTACCCATCATCCTCGGAGAGTACGACGCATCTCCGACGAACACCGAGCCAGCCGCACGCTGGAAGTACACTGACCTTTTAGCTCACGCTGCTGCCCAGTACAACTTTGCTGCTATTCTCTGGGACAACGGCCTCGACCACCTTGACCGGACAACCGGTAACTGGCGTGACCCTACCTCCCTCCAAATCATCACCAAAACAAAGTCCTCCACCAAAAACAGCTTGCCCGACAGCACCACAGACGCTTCCGCGACAAGCCAGTCGTCTTCCGCCTATATCTTCCACCAGGTCGGAACACCAGTCACGAGCCAGACCCTCCCATTTatcttcaatggcaataCACTCCGGTCCATCAGGGACTCCAGCGGTACTACCCTGAAGCAAGGAACAGACTATTCCGTCTCCGGCTCCAACCTCGTTTTCACGGCGTCGTACCTCTCGAAGCACTTCTCCGCGTCTACAAAGCCTGGCATCATCGCCGACCTCACCCTCGTGTTCTCCTCTGGCGCCTCCCCCGTTGTCCAGCTCGTGCAATGGCAGACGCCAACACTGGGTTCTACGTCCGTTGCCGCATCGTCCGTCTCCGGTGATCTCTCCATCCCCATTACATGGGGTGGCGTCCCTAAGGTCGCGGCCGTCAAAGCTCTGACTACCAGTGGCAAATACCTCGTTGATGACTGGACACAGGTGCTGGGCCCGTTGCAACAGGCGAGAACG ACCTACAGCAACCAGTGGAAGTTCGAGGGCTCGAATGTCATTTTAACGTCTGGGGCTATTGATGCTGTGAAATCTGTGGGTCAGACTACGGTGTTTACGTTTGAGTTCTATCCTCGTGTGGCTGGTGGTGTGAATACGGTCAACTTCACCGTGACGGTTTAG
- a CDS encoding MINDY family deubiquitinase translates to MVLRKRAPPHLYSLSLGNARSEPRSPISPTSPTAKSATSPSPKRLTRPRRAKSYPYPYQIPSEDSIYSPDLNTSPAFDLMPLEQAQKSPVGTLSSDIANPWADDVVERPDRSHSVSEHPPVHARELLQGSPLDNRRADRVPSIVVAGTQRRMAANEWQEANNSADWEPPIQLQSNNPFLRAKQSDENPWGPNNLRVSQGDNSSDRLSQSEGYIPMTARLSLLDQSGSESPWAEERPEAATPSPAWQNTRTDSQNMSSMPHVVRGNGSTSPFQTSYIGNEPGYSSQYLQQADHGSLAPGSGIETPYVTDSTMTTPSSHELIEVDEPSHAGAEPTTQLLSRNTSAAPAPPLPQRPNADANQAPPLPLRNAALSESDEQQQNEQRSETYSIRHVNWTDPTGKLRESPVLVQNKNGPCPLLALVNTLVLRADQDTQPPIVRALRTKEQISLGLLIEALFDELTTHVGTDGELPDIEALSRFLTMLHTGMNVNPRLTLESDDAPGTFQNTDDIRLYGTFGVPLVHGWVASPASEADGALKRVAQYYEDVQLLPFRKQELEDRVFRGETLTWDEEQAMKDIHAIERFTEIENATQLSPFGLDHLTEKMHPGTFSILFRNDHFSTVYKHPQRHQLFTLVTDAGYSNHAEIVWECLVDVNGFNAEFFSGDFRPIGHAPPGTVPSGPRNSNNQTNVPPSTSEDRTSELSPQEQADADYAYALSLQYQEEERRERESNNRSRNQRASAPNHPPGAFWGSGSAHQRSASVANGSGSGPTSDGRSSRHGHDPGASNNAEDLPPPSYEQAATSPAHPPRDSHYNTLPQQTRYQRHSLGRRVGPGTVAAGSGDRAKDRNKDCVVM, encoded by the exons ATGGTCCTTCGAAAACGTGCACCGCCGCATCTGTATAGTCTCAGTCTAGGAAATGCTCGCTCTGAACCTCGCTCTCCAATCTCACCAACCTCTCCAACTGCGAAATCAGCTACCTCACCTTCCCCCAAACGCCTGACTCGTCCCAGAAGGGCAAAAAGTTATCCGTATCCCTATCAAATACCTTCAGAGGATTCTATTTATTCGCCAGATCTCAACACCTCGCCAGCATTCGACTTGATGCCGTTGGAACAAGCTCAGAAGTCCCCTGTGGGGACTCTGTCCAGTGATATCGCCAACCCGTGGGCGGATGATGTAGTGGAAAGGCCCGACAGGAGCCATTCTGTCTCTGAGCATCCTCCAGTCCATGCTAGGGAACTATTGCAGGGGTCGCCGCTAGATAATAGAAGAGCCGATCGCGTACCTTCGATTGTCGTTGCAGGCACTCAGAGAAGGATGGCTGCGAACGAATGGCAAGAGGCAAACAACAGTGCGGATTGGGAGCCACCAATCCAACTCCAATCCAACAACCCTTTTTTGAGGGCGAAACAATCCGATGAGAATCCTTGGGGTCCGAATAACCTGCGGGTATCACAAGGAGATAATTCAAGTGATCGATTGAGTCAGA GCGAAGGTTATATACCAATGACTGCGCGGTTGTCGCTTCTGGACCAGTCGGGATCGGAGTCTCCATGGGCTGAAGAACGCCCAGAGGCAGCTACACCGTCTCCCGCTTGGCAAAACACTCGAACTGACTCTCAAAATATGTCATCCATGCCTCATGTGGTCCGTGGGAATGGCTCGACATCTCCTTTCCAGACCTCATACATAGGCAATGAGCCTGGGTACTCTTCACAATATCTGCAGCAAGCAGATCATGGGTCGCTTGCTCCAGGAAGCGGCATCGAAACTCCTTACGTGACTGATTCTACCATGACGACTCCATCGTCACATGAACTTATCGAAGTCGATGAGCCCTCTCACGCCGGCGCTGAGCCCACTACACAGCTTCTATCACGGAATACCTCAGCTGCACCTGCGCCACCATTGCCGCAGCGCCCGAACGCAGATGCAAATCAGGCCCCACCACTACCGTTGAGAAACGCTGCATTGTCCGAATCAGAtgaacagcagcagaacgAGCAGAGATCCGAGACATATTCGATCCGCCATGTCAACTGGACAGACCCCACCGGGAAATTGCGAGAGTCTCCGGTCCTAGTCCAAAACAAAAACGGGCCATGTCCGCTACTAGCTCTTGTCAACACGCTAGTACTGCGTGCAGATCAGGACACACAGCCACCAATTGTTAGAGCGCTGCGGACCAAAGAGCAGATCTCTCTCGGTCTGTTGATTGAGGCGTTGTTTGACGAATTGACGACCCACGTGGGGACTGATGGTGAACTTCCGGATATTGAGGCGCTCAGTCGCTTCCTGACAATGCTGCACACGGGAATGAACGTCAACCCTCGACTTACACTG GAATCGGATGACGCCCCCGGCACCTTCCAAAATACAGACGACATCCGGCTCTACGGGACTTTTGGTGTTCCGCTCGTGCACGGTTGGGTCGCATCACCCGCAAGCGAAGCCGATGGTGCACTGAAAAGGGTGGCACAATACTATGAAGATGTCCAATTACTGCCCTTCCGCAAACAGGAACTTGAAGATCGTGTCTTCCGAGGGGAGACGCTAACTTGGGACGAGGAACAAGCCATGAAAGATATTCACGCAATTGAGAGATTTACTGAAATTGAGAACGCGACTCAGTTGAGTCCATTTGGCTTAGACCACCTTACCGAGAAAATGCATCCTGGGACTTTCTCGATCCTTTTTCGCAACGATCATTTCTCAACTGTCTATAAACATCCTCAACGGCATCAGCTGTTTACTCTGGTCACCGATGCTGGTTATTCCAATCACGCAGAAATTGTCTGGGAGTGTCTCGTTGATGTGAATGGATTCAACGCAGAGTTCTTCTCGGGCGATTTTCGCCCCATTGGTCATGCTCCTCCCGGGACGGTCCCATCCGGGCCACGAAACTCCAACAACCAAACAAACGTTCCTCCCAGCACAAGTGAAGATAGAACAAGTGAATTGTCTCCCCAAGAGCAAGCCGATGCTGACTATGCCTACGCACTTTCTCTTCAATaccaggaagaagaacgccgggaaagagaaagcaaTAACCGGTCACGCAATCAACGAGCTTCGGCCCCAAACCATCCCCCGGGAGCTTTTTGGGGTTCAGGCTCGGCTCATCAACGTTCAGCGAGTGTAGCAAACGGTAGCGGTAGTGGACCCACGTCGGACGGCCGCTCGTCAAGGCACGGTCATGACCCTGGCGCCAGTAATAACGCGGAAGATCTCCCGCCGCCATCCTACGAACAGGCGGCTACCAGTCCAGCACACCCACCACGAGACAGTCACTACAATACTTTACCTCAGCAAACTCGATATCAAAGACACTCGTTGGGACGGCGAGTAGGCCCAGGTACTGTCGCAGCAGGCTCAGGAGATCGGGCCAAGGATCGAAACAAAGACTGTGTGGTCATGTAG
- the trm6 gene encoding tRNA 1-methyladenosine methyltransferase subunit GCD10: MHSYIRPYQHVALRLPSELTKIVRLVPNTVVYLGKYGSFPANTIIGRPFYLTFEIIDVSGENNDNCLRIVPPAELHAETLIADGEGEGDDVEVNEEGIPIRTNREIVDDASTQKMTAEEIEALKKVSTGAGREIIEKLLESHSALDQKTAFSLAKYTLRKRKKFLKRFTVLPVDVSLLTNYMLEGKEAMKTMELRDESIGLIGCWGNVHHGGQSSFEGAVASKPNGRYLVIDETGGLVVAAMAERMGILYPHDQEDEDQELAEGSEENGERQQTNAMAQALARRRHMAASGNSITVIHANKQPSLSLLRYFGYDQDNPDESHPLYKHMKTVSWMQLLDPHADTIYANEPEVIPDETLATFKSNRRSAYYKKRSRWERVRRVVDEARAGNFDGLIVATLMEPASVLKHTVPLLAGSAPVVVYSPTVEPLTELADLYSTPRRTAYITRKREIIAQHSLQQSLQGQSQDNEKKPQEPDFSELDKDFALDPSLLLAPTIETSRVRAWQVLPGRTHPLMSGRGGAEGYIFHAIRVFPSHQNIQAAGNPSRKKRKVAAQQESATPAESGSGVDVEMQS, from the exons ATGCATTCCTACATTCGTCCTTACCAACATGTCGCTCTGCGACTCCCGTCTGAACTTACAAAAATTGTCAGACTGGTGCCGAATAC TGTAGTATACCTGGGAAAATACGGGAGCTTCCCCGCCAACACGATCATAGGCCGTCCTTTTTATCTGACCTTTGAGATCATTGACGTTTCGGGCGAGAACAATGACAATTGCCTTCGCATTGTCCCTCCAGCCGAACTGCACGCCGAGACTCTCATCGCCGATGGAGAAGGCGAGGGCGACGATGTGGAGGTGaatgaggaaggaatcccGATACGCACCAATCGCGAgatcgtcgacgatgcgTCAACTCAGAAAATGACCGCAGAAGAGATCGAGGCTCTGAAGAAAGTCTCTACCGGCGCAGGGAGAGAGATCATTGAGAAGCTGTTGGAGTCGCATTCCGCATTAGATCAGAAAACGGCATTTTCCCTCGCGAAATACACATTACGGAAACGGAAGAAGTTCCTGAAGCGATTCACAGTCCTCCCCGTGGATGTTAGTCTTTTGACTAACTATATGTTGGAAGGGAAAGAGGCGATGAAAACGATGGAGCTCCGCGACGAGTCAATAGGTCTGATCGGGTGTTGGGGTAATGTGCACCACGGAGGACAATCGTCGTTCGAAGGGGCTGTTGCGTCAAAACCTAACGGTCGTTACCTGGTCATTGACGAAACAGGTGGCTTGGTAGTTGCCGCCATGGCGGAAAGAATGGGCATACTGTACCCTCACGATCAGGAGGACGAAGACCAAGAACTCGCCGAGGGGTCTGAAGAAAATGGCGAGCGACAACAGACGAACGCCATGGCCCAGGCATTggcccgccgccgccatATGGCTGCATCAGGCAATTCAATCACTGTCATCCATGCGAACAAGCAGCCTAGTTTATCATTATTGCGATACTTCGGCTACGATCAAGACAATCCCGACGAATCGCATCCCCTTTACAAGCATATGAAGACCGTTTCGTGGATGCAACTTTTGGATCCTCATGCAGATACTATCTACGCCAATGAACCAGAAGTGATCCCTGACGAGACCCTTGCCACTTTTAAGTCTAACAGACGCAGCGCGTATTACAAAAAGCGCAGTCGCTGGGAGCGGGTACGACGGGTTGTTGATGAAGCTCGAGCCGGTAACTTTGACGGCCTCATTGTCGCGACGCTAATGGAGCCGGCAAGTGTACTCAAACACACCGTCCCACTATTGGCGGGTTCCGCTCCGGTAGTAGTCTACTCGCCCACCGTCGAACCTCTGACCGAGCTGGCCGATCTATATTCGACTCCCAGAAGGACGGCTTACATTACTCGAAAACGAGAGATTATCGCACAGCACAGCCTACAACAGTCTTTGCAAGGGCAGAGCCAGGATAACGAGAAGAAGCCTCAGGAACCGGACTTCTCAGAATTAGATAAGGATTTCGCACTCGACCCCTCCCTCTTGCTGGCGCCCACGATCGAGACCTCCCGAGTACGCGCATGGCAAGTACTTCCTGGGCGTACACACCCGCTGATGTCGGGGCGTGGTGGCGCTGAAGGCTATATTTTCCATGCTATTCGCGTTTTCCCGTCCCATCAGAACATCCAGGCTGCGGGTAATCCAAgtcggaagaagaggaaggtGGCTGCCCAACAAGAATCCGCAACACCAGCGGAGAGTGGAAGCGGGGTGGACGTTGAAATGCAGTCATGA
- the arc18 gene encoding actin-related protein 2/3 complex subunit 3, whose product MPAYHSIFLEDRDVPVIGNFPVLPLRTRTRGPAYTLPPLPAGVSDIDVPPDSESYDCVDEILSLFRANVLFRNFEINGPADRMLIYGTLFISECLGKVKPGMTSREAEKALINVSLDHFAIPGDVAFPLNQAFEPPRDRQDAETLRQYLSQVRQEIAIRLHARLYAGGEGPSKWWLSFAKRKFMGKSL is encoded by the exons GATGTTCCCGTAATAG GCAATTTCCCTgtcctccccctccgcaCCCGTACTCGCGGCCCCGCATACACCCTCCCCCCGCTGCCCGCCGGTGTCTCCGATATAGATGTGCCTCCCGACAGCGAGTCGTACGACTGCGTAGACGAAATCCTGTCTCTTTTCCGCGCCAATGTGCTCTTCCGGAACTTTGAGATCAACGGACCTGCAGACCGCATGCTCATCTACGGAACGTTGTTCATCAGTGAATGTCTGGGGAAGGTCAAACCTGGCATGACCTCCCGCGAGGCTGAAAAG GCTTTGATTAATGTTTCACTCGATCATTTCGCTATCCCTGGTGATGTGGCCTTCCCTCTGAACCAGGCGTTCGAGCCTCCCCGAGATCGACAGGATGCAGAGACACTGAGACA ATACCTCTCCCAAGTACGGCAGGAGATCGCTATTCGACTACATGCTCGGTTATACGCTGGCGGTGAAGGGCCTTCCAAG TGGTGGCTGAGCTTTGCGAAGAGGAAGTTTATGGGAAAGAGCCTCTAG